AAAAGCTTTCCAAAGAGCTTGAGCCGTTAAATAAAGACGTGCATCATGTAGATAGATTACCGTCTATTAATACAAATCCCTATATATTCAGATACTACATTTCTCTGGCAAGATGTTTTATGTCCCGTGCAATCTCCTCTCGTTCAGGCTCAAAGAGAAGGTCATGCAAGAAGCCATCATAGAACTTTATGTTTTTGAACTTGGATGCCGCCTCGTTGTACAGATCCTTTGAGGCTAGAGGATCCGTGACTGTCCCATGAAGGACGAAGAATGGGACAGTCACTGACCTAAAGTTCCTCATTAAATAAGAGGAAATGTGCAATATCTCGTGGCCTGTTCTAACCCTTATGGGACCCGTATATACTAATGGATCCGAGTACTTTGTCAACAGTGCTTCAGGATCCCTAGAAACTGGAATGCCTCTTTTGTTTGCACCTTTAAACTGGAACTTTGGAGCAACCAGAGAAAATATAGGAGCCACAGCCTGCGCGCATAAAGACATCGGGTAGAAATTTTCCCATGTAAAAATTTTACCAGCATGGAACCAccaatataatattttcctcaATTATCAAGCACGCATTATTCATCAAATTCAACTTTCCATCTATGAATTCGTCACCGACAAGCAaaggaaaatgaacaaaaatactagctactttttatttttttatttttatttttctactacGACGTAACCTTCATTCTTCGTATTTGAATTTGTTAACGTGCATTTTACAAACCCCAAAAGTAAAAGAACAAACCGGCATAACCCATAAAAATTTTCACGCCTTTAAGAGAAAACAAACATGCTCATAAAAATACATTTCAAACATTCCCATTAAAACAAAGTactcaaaataaacaaggcAAAAATTTGTCACCTATATATAGCACCTAAAAGTCACGAAATTTGTTGGTTCAAGTTTTACTTTAAGGTCAGGGCGGCCACAGAATTCAATTACAACTATCAAAATGCTTTTCCACTTCTTTCAGCCAACCAAAGTGAATATTTAAGACATCATTATCTTATTAACAAATAGACTACAGACTACAGATCTATAGATCTAGATCTCCACGTGTCAAAAAACAAGCTACAGAATACCGTGCTACATGATGCATCCAAATATACAAATATCCATGAGTCAAAAGCTGCagaacataaaaagaaaaaacaaaccatAACAAATTGagcaaaagttttattttttgtttctgttttgcaTACAAACATCACTACAGCAAACTCATATTCCCAAACACTGCAGTTATAGGCATAGCACGTCATTACTATAGatgattttttatcaaataacatacacaaaaatgctttaaaaaatatatatatacaacactGCTAGGTTCCTGGCGTTTTGTGGATGTAGCATCATCCCATATTCAAGAGCACTGGGTCAGCGGTCATGTGGTGGTATTTTGGTAATATTCCTTCTTGTCCCTAAACAGAACACCCACTAAAACCATATATACAGGTTGATTCTCGATTGAACCGATAGCTTTCTTATCCATTGTATCTCGAACGCACACATGGAAGAGGAAACACAGCCTTTAAAATGGGAAGGAAAAACCTCTGCACAACTCCCCACCGCAAGAGCACATGAAGTATGGCCTTTCTTGGAGGACTTCTGCAACCTACACAAGTGCTTTCGTATTGATACGTGTTACCATGTTGATGGGATCCCTGGCCAGCCTGGCCTGATCCGCTACTGCGCCTCCACAGTACCATCATCATCAGGCGGCCAAGAGGGATCGGTGATCACCATGTGGGCCAAAGAGAAGCTGCTGCTGATTGATCCCATCAAACGGTGTTTGAGCTATGAAGTTATTGATAATAACATCGGCTTCAAGTCATACGTCGCGACGATGAGAGTATTGCCAATCCACGATGATGAAGGCGAACGTGGGTGCAAGATCGAGTGGTCATTCCTGTGTGATCCGATCCAAGGGCAGGGATTTGAAGAGTTTAGCTCTTTTATCGAGTCTAGTCTTCAGTTTATGGTAAAGAAGATTGAAGATGCCCTCCTACCCGCAACCTGAAATATGGCTTTAGATGTAtggtatttataatattatttctcgATTTCCTGCTGTGCTTTTGTTCTTAAGTTTTAACATTTGGAAATAAAGAACGTACATCATGCACCCTGATATTAAACCTCATGTAATCATGTTTTGAAGTCTTGAAATTGGCCTATTAATTTGAGATCCTAATAAAACATTTGGAGGTTGCGTAGGAAATACGTACATTCAGGGGATGGCGCAAAAACGTGCAGATAGATAATGGTGATGTGGTATGGTACTCGAAAGAGTTCACGCCCAATTTGGAGATATTGTATTTAGGAAATTAAGGAAAACATTTAATATTGCATGGTTGttatttttccattattttaatagttgaaaataatattttccgttCTTTGatcaacaaaaaataagaaaggaaaacaaatggCAAATGAACTTTAGATGCGAATTGACGGTGATGCATATGTTTTGTCTGCCAATTAAGCAATTTCTTCGACAAGACGACCAGCCCTTGACAATTACAACAGCCAATACCGTCAATACCCGTTAAATCTCTCTCATTCCGATCAATCACTGCGATCACTTTTCTCTGATGGAGAACCagatacttttttaaaaaagtcttTCAACAACGAGCTAGTGTTTATAATTTATGATATGTTCTTCCCATCATCAACttttaattactaaaagaaacatatatatacttgtaaaaGTTTTCCAAAGAGCTTGAGCCGTTCAATAAAAGCACAGTCAATTGATTGAAAAGAAGTTTTGCGCTGTACGTAATGCCAACCTCCAAGACGTACATCATGTAGATAGATTAGCGTCTATTAATACGATTCCTTATATATTCAGATACTACATTTCTCTGGCAAGATGTTTTATTTTACCAGATATTAACAACATTTCCAAGACCAGCACCTAATCTTTTCTCCATCCAGGCAATTATGTCCCGTGCAATCTCCTCTCGTTCAGGCTCAAAGAGAAGGTCGTGCAAGAAGCCATCATACAGCTTTATGTTTTTGAACTTGGATGCCGCCTCGTTGTACAGATCCTTTGAGGCTAGAGGATCCGTGACTTTATCAGCAGTTCCATGGAGGACCAAGAATGGGACAGTCACTGACCTAAAGTTCCTCATTAAATAAGAGGAAATGCGCAATATCTCGTGGCCTGTTCTAACCCTTATGGGACCCGTATATACTAATGGATCCGAGTACTTTGCCAACAGTGCTTCAGGATCCCTAGAAACTGGAATGCCCCTTTTGTTTGCACCTTTAAACTGTAACTTTGGAGCAACCAGAGAAAATATAGGAGCCACAGCCTGCATAAAGACATCGGGTAGAAATTTTCTCATGTAAAAATTTTACCAGCATGGAATCAccaatataatattttcctcaATTATCAAGCACGCATTATTCATCAAATACAATTCTCAAAACACATATGAGTTAGTGGTTTTCTGCCACTCAACTTCAATGTGTATGCGTTGTACCTATTAGATTATTGGAACTCTGTGAAACCAAAAATACTTACACCAACAATTGGATGTGCTGGCTTCACGCGCAAAGCTGGTGAGGTCAGTATAATTCCCTCCAGCATGCCTTCAACTTGAGGGTATGAAGCCGCCTAATCAAATGGgtaaatttcatattaaaaCTATCAAATATCAAAGCAGCTCAACTAGTCGATCTGTTCAAACCCCTTACCTTCAAAACCACAGAACCTCCTGTGGAGTGACCAAAGAGGAAGCATGGAATTCCAGGGTTCTCCGTTTTAAGTTTTTCTAGGAAAGCCCCCTGTTAAAAAGGCAACATAGAGCTCATAGAAAGGTATTTTGGAACGTTATGCATTCAAAACTACTAAGATATGACTcacaaaaatgaaatgaaactgAATGGTTCTAACAAAGATTAGGTAGCATTGACTTGACCATAACCAAAGTTGGCTCAATAGATTTTGAGGCCTAAGGTGACAAACATAAGTGAGCCCTTTCtataatttaataaactaaATAATACTT
This genomic window from Carya illinoinensis cultivar Pawnee chromosome 7, C.illinoinensisPawnee_v1, whole genome shotgun sequence contains:
- the LOC122316407 gene encoding monoacylglycerol lipase-like: MSLCAQAVAPIFSLVAPKFQFKGANKRGIPVSRDPEALLTKYSDPLVYTGPIRVRTGHEILHISSYLMRNFRSVTVPFFVLHGTVTDPLASKDLYNEAASKFKNIKFYDGFLHDLLFEPEREEIARDIKHLAREM
- the LOC122315993 gene encoding lachrymatory-factor synthase, which codes for MEEETQPLKWEGKTSAQLPTARAHEVWPFLEDFCNLHKCFRIDTCYHVDGIPGQPGLIRYCASTVPSSSGGQEGSVITMWAKEKLLLIDPIKRCLSYEVIDNNIGFKSYVATMRVLPIHDDEGERGCKIEWSFLCDPIQGQGFEEFSSFIESSLQFMVKKIEDALLPAT
- the LOC122315992 gene encoding monoacylglycerol lipase isoform X1, which produces MSTAEMEQLTSGASNRIIPILKTLRASLIFVYTILISLVLFILPRRPRRLSPSTVAPLTQAPPSKCSKRRMEDEDTARRRALAEDLDMGFETRDGDCRCRWSKFLFSGVRGNALFCRSWLPVSSELKGVLIIIHGLNEHSGRYAHFARQLTSCNFGVYAMDWIGHGGSDGLHGYVPSLDHVVADTGAFLEKLKTENPGIPCFLFGHSTGGSVVLKAASYPQVEGMLEGIILTSPALRVKPAHPIVGAVAPIFSLVAPKLQFKGANKRGIPVSRDPEALLAKYSDPLVYTGPIRVRTGHEILRISSYLMRNFRSVTVPFLVLHGTADKVTDPLASKDLYNEAASKFKNIKLYDGFLHDLLFEPEREEIARDIIAWMEKRLGAGLGNVVNIW
- the LOC122315992 gene encoding monoacylglycerol lipase isoform X2, encoding MGVLIIIHGLNEHSGRYAHFARQLTSCNFGVYAMDWIGHGGSDGLHGYVPSLDHVVADTGAFLEKLKTENPGIPCFLFGHSTGGSVVLKAASYPQVEGMLEGIILTSPALRVKPAHPIVGAVAPIFSLVAPKLQFKGANKRGIPVSRDPEALLAKYSDPLVYTGPIRVRTGHEILRISSYLMRNFRSVTVPFLVLHGTADKVTDPLASKDLYNEAASKFKNIKLYDGFLHDLLFEPEREEIARDIIAWMEKRLGAGLGNVVNIW